One Brassica napus cultivar Da-Ae chromosome C4, Da-Ae, whole genome shotgun sequence genomic region harbors:
- the LOC106394410 gene encoding uncharacterized protein LOC106394410: MTQMLSILRRNLQNLRKSPRVADETEMASTTQGAGVVAHNERRDGANAVMMRFPFSIISCFAVPRVSGTDGLWMSGDYASVSEVNHLMASDGMRYAILM, encoded by the coding sequence ATGACGCAGATGCTTTCCATACTCCGCCGCAACCTCCAAAACCTTCGTAAGAGCCCACGCGTAGCTGACGAGACTGAGATGGCTTCGACGACACAAGGAGCAGGAGTAGTAGCTCATAACGAAAGACGAGACGGGGCTAACGCCGTTATGATGCGATTCCCTTTCTCGATCATTTCGTGCTTTGCCGTGCCACGTGTCAGCGGGACAGATGGACTATGGATGTCTGGAGATTATGCCAGCGTCTCAGAGGTTAACCATCTCATGGCTAGTGATGGCATGAGATACGCCATTTTAATGTAA